A genomic region of Bacteroidales bacterium contains the following coding sequences:
- a CDS encoding aspartate 1-decarboxylase has product MNVKLLKSKIHRATVTLSSLNYVGSIGIDEDLMDAAKLFNYEKVHVFNINNGERFETYVIKEDRGSGIIGVYGAAARKVAVGDLVIVAAYASMSPEEAQNFQPAIAIPDANNHLK; this is encoded by the coding sequence ATGAACGTTAAATTACTTAAATCAAAGATACACAGGGCGACAGTTACGCTTTCCAGCCTGAATTATGTCGGCAGCATCGGTATTGATGAAGATCTTATGGACGCTGCAAAATTGTTCAATTATGAAAAAGTCCATGTTTTCAACATAAATAACGGAGAGCGTTTTGAAACCTATGTAATAAAGGAAGATCGGGGTTCAGGCATTATCGGAGTATACGGAGCCGCTGCAAGAAAAGTGGCAGTCGGCGACCTGGTGATCGTTGCAGCCTATGCATCCATGAGTCCTGAAGAAGCTCAGAATTTTCAACCCGCCATTGCCATTCCGGATGCCAACAACCATCTAAAGTAA
- the rfaE2 gene encoding D-glycero-beta-D-manno-heptose 1-phosphate adenylyltransferase: MTTLEVTNNKILDHKVLENRLAMWRFLNNKIVFTNGCFDILHRGHIEYLSQARDRGAVLIIGLNSDASVKRIKGVGRPLQDEMSRALVLASLRIVDAVVLFDEDTPYELIKLVKPDVLVKGADYTKEIIVGADIVKANGGEVVTIPIVEGYSTSKILNFKF; the protein is encoded by the coding sequence ATGACTACGCTTGAAGTAACCAACAATAAAATATTAGACCATAAAGTTCTTGAAAACCGCTTAGCCATGTGGCGGTTTTTAAATAATAAGATCGTCTTTACCAATGGTTGTTTTGATATACTTCACCGGGGGCATATCGAATATCTGTCACAGGCCCGGGACAGGGGCGCAGTGCTTATAATAGGATTGAACAGCGATGCTTCCGTAAAGAGGATAAAAGGAGTTGGACGGCCACTACAGGACGAGATGTCGCGTGCCCTGGTGCTGGCTTCGCTTCGTATCGTGGATGCCGTTGTACTCTTTGATGAAGATACACCTTACGAACTGATAAAGCTCGTCAAACCCGATGTGCTCGTCAAAGGAGCCGATTATACCAAAGAAATCATCGTTGGCGCAGATATTGTAAAAGCCAATGGCGGGGAAGTAGTTACTATTCCGATTGTAGAAGGGTATTCGACATCAAAAATTTTAAATTTTAAATTTTAA
- a CDS encoding flippase-like domain-containing protein, translating into MKKRILTVIQYLFFLLIGLVLLWLVFREIDVKEVAAEIRAARYEWLLLSIILGVFSHIARAMRWNILIRSMGYKTDTQTTFYAVMVGYMANTAFPRLGEVTRCGVLAKKKGIPFNSLFGTVISERVFDMIILLLIIIAVILFQLSMLSAFVNKYIISYLTGMANRDNLFLAIILLVVVIVLPLVLFRIFFSRIRKLHIYNKVIDFLKGLLDGAKTIMKIKHKWSFLGLTLVIWTLYTLMTYTAFFALEATSGLNFFDAITVMALGSLGMVAPVPGGIGAYQFIVKAILTEIFLIQSEPAVSYSIILWAAQSVMILVLGTLSYYILVFKKTKKSYDYA; encoded by the coding sequence TTGAAGAAGCGCATTCTTACCGTTATCCAGTATCTTTTCTTTCTGTTGATAGGGTTGGTATTACTCTGGCTGGTCTTCAGAGAGATCGATGTAAAGGAGGTGGCGGCTGAGATCCGGGCTGCGAGGTATGAATGGCTCCTGCTTTCCATTATTCTCGGTGTATTCAGTCATATTGCAAGGGCCATGCGCTGGAATATCCTGATCCGTTCGATGGGTTATAAAACTGACACCCAGACGACTTTTTACGCCGTGATGGTCGGATATATGGCAAACACGGCCTTTCCGAGGCTTGGCGAAGTAACCCGCTGCGGAGTCCTGGCAAAAAAGAAAGGCATCCCTTTCAATTCCCTTTTTGGTACCGTCATCTCTGAAAGGGTTTTCGATATGATCATCCTCCTGCTGATCATCATCGCTGTAATTTTATTTCAGCTAAGTATGCTCAGCGCATTCGTAAACAAATACATCATTTCGTATTTAACCGGAATGGCCAACCGGGATAACCTGTTTTTGGCCATTATCCTGTTAGTCGTGGTCATAGTTTTACCGCTGGTACTGTTCAGGATATTCTTCAGCAGGATCAGAAAACTGCATATTTACAACAAAGTCATTGATTTCCTGAAAGGCCTGCTCGATGGGGCGAAAACCATTATGAAGATTAAACACAAATGGTCGTTTCTTGGATTGACCCTCGTGATATGGACGCTTTACACCCTGATGACCTACACGGCATTCTTTGCCCTGGAGGCGACATCAGGTCTGAATTTTTTTGATGCCATAACCGTGATGGCTTTGGGCAGCCTGGGAATGGTCGCCCCGGTTCCCGGCGGGATTGGCGCATACCAGTTCATCGTCAAAGCCATACTCACCGAGATTTTCCTGATCCAATCCGAACCTGCGGTTTCCTATTCTATCATCCTGTGGGCGGCCCAGTCAGTTATGATCCTTGTTTTGGGGACATTATCCTATTATATCCTGGTATTTAAAAAAACGAAGAAAAGTTATGACTACGCTTGA